A window of Candidatus Binatia bacterium contains these coding sequences:
- the dinB gene encoding DNA polymerase IV, with the protein MRIVAHIDMDAFFASVEEKLNPRLAGKPLVVGGSRDSRGVVSAANYAARPYGIHAGMPIAEAVRLCPEAAFIEGDPRKYVHISLQILDTLKDFTPIVEPFSIDEAFLDLTAVERLRPRTEDGDHETCLNAAIPLAQAIQRAVHRRVGLTASIGIAPNKYVAKMGSGLRKPNGLTVLSIRRFREIFESKPVNELWGIGEKTAASLATLGIRTAGQLARFPREFLTYHFGLSGDHMQDAARGDDESEVVPYFEGVPVKSMGHEYTLPEDVSDRERIRAHLLRLSDQVGRRLRVDGYLGRVIAVKFRNARFKTTIRQRALAEVTDDENVIYGTACILLDENWDGKPLRLVGVSVSDLVSAQGFHQHDLFSTDERRRRMTEAADSLRNKFGDAVLVRAGALDHGDTQRLSREGASRSLVRVLADERR; encoded by the coding sequence GTGCGGATCGTGGCGCACATCGACATGGATGCCTTTTTCGCCTCGGTCGAGGAGAAGCTGAACCCGCGGCTCGCGGGAAAGCCGCTGGTCGTGGGAGGGTCCAGGGACAGCCGCGGGGTCGTCTCGGCGGCCAACTACGCGGCGCGTCCGTACGGGATCCACGCCGGCATGCCGATTGCCGAGGCGGTGCGCCTCTGTCCTGAAGCGGCCTTCATCGAAGGCGACCCCAGGAAGTACGTTCACATCTCTCTCCAGATCCTCGACACGCTGAAAGACTTCACCCCCATCGTCGAGCCGTTCAGCATCGACGAGGCGTTCCTCGACCTGACCGCGGTGGAGCGTCTTCGTCCTCGAACGGAAGACGGCGACCACGAGACCTGCCTGAACGCGGCGATCCCGCTCGCCCAGGCGATCCAGCGCGCGGTGCATCGGCGCGTGGGGCTGACGGCCTCGATCGGGATCGCCCCCAACAAGTACGTCGCCAAGATGGGGAGCGGCCTCCGGAAGCCGAACGGGCTCACGGTGCTCTCGATCCGCCGCTTTCGCGAGATCTTCGAATCGAAGCCGGTCAACGAGCTGTGGGGGATCGGAGAGAAGACGGCGGCTTCGCTCGCCACACTCGGCATCCGCACGGCGGGGCAGCTCGCCCGCTTTCCCCGGGAGTTCCTGACCTATCATTTCGGGCTGAGCGGCGATCACATGCAGGATGCCGCGCGGGGCGACGACGAATCCGAGGTGGTGCCCTACTTCGAAGGGGTGCCGGTCAAGTCGATGGGGCACGAGTACACGCTGCCGGAGGACGTGTCGGATCGCGAGCGCATCCGCGCGCACCTCCTCCGCCTGAGCGATCAGGTGGGCCGACGCCTTCGCGTCGACGGATACCTGGGCCGTGTGATCGCGGTGAAGTTCCGCAATGCGCGCTTCAAGACCACCATCCGCCAGCGCGCGCTGGCCGAGGTGACCGACGACGAGAACGTCATCTATGGCACCGCGTGCATCCTCCTCGACGAGAACTGGGACGGAAAGCCGCTGCGCCTGGTCGGCGTCTCGGTGTCGGACCTCGTCTCGGCGCAGGGATTCCATCAGCACGATCTCTTCTCCACCGACGAGCGCCGGCGAAGAATGACCGAGGCTGCGGATTCGCTGCGGAACAAGTTCGGGGACGCGGTCCTGGTGCGGGCGGGAGCGCTGGATCATGGCGACACGCAGCGCCTCTCTCGTGAGGGAGCCAGTCGGAGTCTCGTCCGGGTCCTCGCCGACGAGCGACGATGA
- a CDS encoding DUF72 domain-containing protein, protein MSDRPKIVLGTSGWSFKDWVGPFYPPGTNRAHMLDYYAGEFQAVEVNSTYYRIPHWRTFEAIAKKTPPGFEIVVKTHHDMTHLRSREPDLYRDFERSIQPLLEAGKLTGILAQFPYAFRRTRENEEFLHALPDLLGRWVPLFVEFRHRSWVDDAVFQDLQKEGLGYVSVDEPDLPGLVPPIARRTGPIGYVRFHGRNKEKWWGAESRDRGAPDGPGVKRDAAKSATPDDRGKARTRVRAGADLGPLFSGTPDHPAEAPPLPAPPASEPRTSSTRYDWSYTEEELREWMDKIREMTQQAKKTFVFFNNCHVGQAATSAKLMRKLLEGEGML, encoded by the coding sequence ATGAGCGACCGACCCAAGATCGTGCTCGGCACCTCGGGATGGTCCTTCAAGGACTGGGTGGGGCCCTTCTATCCGCCCGGCACGAATCGGGCGCACATGCTGGACTACTACGCGGGCGAGTTCCAGGCGGTCGAGGTGAACTCCACCTATTACCGGATTCCGCACTGGCGCACGTTCGAGGCGATCGCGAAGAAGACGCCTCCCGGGTTCGAGATCGTCGTGAAGACGCACCACGACATGACGCACCTGCGCTCCCGCGAGCCCGATCTCTACCGGGACTTCGAGCGCTCCATCCAGCCGCTGCTCGAGGCGGGGAAGCTCACGGGGATCCTCGCGCAATTCCCCTACGCGTTCCGGCGCACGCGTGAAAACGAGGAGTTTCTTCACGCCCTGCCCGACCTCCTCGGCCGATGGGTACCGCTCTTCGTGGAGTTCCGCCACCGGTCCTGGGTGGACGACGCCGTCTTTCAGGATCTCCAGAAGGAGGGCCTTGGCTACGTCAGCGTGGACGAGCCGGACCTTCCGGGCCTGGTCCCGCCGATCGCGCGCCGCACGGGGCCGATCGGGTACGTCCGCTTTCATGGCCGGAACAAGGAGAAGTGGTGGGGGGCCGAGTCGCGCGATCGAGGGGCGCCCGACGGGCCGGGAGTGAAGCGGGATGCCGCGAAGAGCGCAACGCCCGATGACAGGGGCAAGGCCCGCACGCGAGTCCGCGCCGGTGCGGACTTGGGCCCGCTCTTCAGCGGCACTCCCGACCATCCCGCCGAGGCGCCACCCTTGCCGGCTCCGCCCGCCTCCGAGCCGCGCACGTCCAGCACGCGCTACGACTGGTCCTACACCGAAGAGGAGCTGCGCGAGTGGATGGACAAGATCCGTGAGATGACGCAGCAGGCCAAGAAGACGTTCGTCTTCTTCAACAACTGCCACGTGGGGCAGGCGGCGACCAGCGCCAAGCTGATGCGGAAGCTGCTCGAGGGGGAGGGGATGCTGTGA
- a CDS encoding DEAD/DEAH box helicase — protein MTGGGVAGGSDFVHGPGLFDAERGERGPRSGAPETLDEYEALLQALTSRDRRFVHGPYGLRRRPNELVHLERLPARPAVYGDLAEPLPQALQGVLREAGIERLYTHQAQAVDLARSGANVAVATGTASGKSLAYHLPILERLLLQPGATALYLFPTKALAQDQLRGLLRFAAASPALGRALATGTYDGDTPGESRRKLRERANAILTNPDMLHQGILPYHSRWSRIFSNLRYVVVDEMHTYRGVFGSHVANVLRRLKRIARHYGADPRFLLSSATIRNPRELAESLVGEPVRVVDEDGAPRGPKLFAFWNPRHAGPEQAGARTSTSIEAERILVSLIRRQVASIAFTRSRVSAELIYRYAREQLEERGRRRAEKAEGGAVPLADRLSPYRGGYLPEERRAIERRLFDGDLLGVISTNALELGIDVGSLDAAVLVGFPNTIASTWQQAGRAGRSQAPSLAIVVAYDDPIDQYLMRHPEYFFAQSPESAVVDPSNPYVLASHLACAAHELPLSRADEVWFGPRAEALGRLLEEEGTVKSLDGLRYWSSSEYPAGRVNLRTISDDTYTILERKPGAPEAEARTLATVDAISAPELIYPEAIYLHEGDTWFVRELDLQQKVAYVERQEVDYYTQPVLDTRLRLTETRETKRCGECEVGLGTANVSWATVAFKKIRFRSLDAIGYHPLDLPRLNLDTVALWIRPDESARAAVRVKGMNPAEGMSGLRNLLVTLLPLHAMCDRPDLGGVLDSANLGEQAIFLYDRYPGGLGYAERGYAIVDDLLRATLRMIEDCPCEIGCPSCVGLPVLRPAQQQDYDLHGGWPIPNKAATEALLRRLLGA, from the coding sequence ATGACGGGCGGGGGTGTCGCGGGGGGAAGCGATTTCGTCCACGGGCCGGGACTCTTCGACGCCGAGCGCGGCGAGCGCGGGCCGCGTTCCGGCGCTCCCGAGACCCTGGACGAGTACGAGGCGCTCCTGCAGGCGCTCACCTCGCGGGACCGTCGATTTGTCCACGGTCCCTACGGGCTCCGCCGCCGTCCGAACGAGCTGGTGCACCTGGAGCGCCTCCCGGCCCGGCCCGCCGTGTACGGCGACCTCGCCGAGCCTCTGCCGCAAGCGCTCCAGGGCGTGCTACGCGAGGCGGGCATCGAACGCCTCTACACCCACCAGGCCCAGGCGGTGGATCTCGCGCGCTCCGGCGCGAACGTCGCCGTCGCAACGGGCACCGCGTCGGGGAAGTCGCTCGCCTATCACCTGCCGATCCTCGAGCGGCTCCTCCTCCAGCCGGGCGCCACCGCGCTCTACCTGTTTCCGACCAAGGCCCTCGCCCAGGACCAGCTGCGCGGCCTCCTGCGCTTCGCCGCGGCGTCTCCAGCGCTCGGGCGCGCGCTCGCGACCGGCACCTACGACGGAGACACTCCCGGCGAGTCGCGCCGCAAGCTCCGCGAGCGCGCCAACGCGATCCTCACGAACCCCGACATGCTCCACCAGGGGATCCTCCCGTACCACTCCCGATGGAGCCGGATCTTCTCCAACCTGCGCTACGTCGTGGTGGACGAGATGCATACCTATCGCGGCGTGTTCGGGTCCCACGTCGCCAACGTGCTCCGACGGCTGAAGCGGATCGCGCGCCACTACGGCGCCGATCCCCGCTTTCTTCTGAGCTCCGCCACCATTCGAAATCCGCGCGAGCTGGCGGAGTCGCTGGTCGGGGAGCCGGTCCGTGTCGTGGACGAGGATGGCGCGCCCCGCGGACCCAAGCTCTTCGCGTTCTGGAATCCCAGACATGCCGGTCCCGAGCAGGCGGGCGCGCGAACCTCCACGTCGATCGAAGCCGAGCGCATCCTGGTCTCGCTCATCCGGCGGCAGGTCGCCTCGATCGCGTTCACGCGGTCGCGCGTCTCCGCCGAGCTGATCTACCGCTACGCGCGCGAGCAGCTGGAGGAGCGGGGGCGCCGCCGCGCCGAGAAGGCCGAGGGCGGGGCGGTCCCGCTCGCCGACCGGCTGAGTCCCTACCGCGGCGGCTACCTTCCCGAGGAACGGCGCGCCATCGAGCGCCGCCTCTTCGACGGGGACCTCCTCGGCGTCATCTCGACGAACGCGCTCGAGCTGGGGATCGATGTCGGGTCGCTGGACGCGGCCGTGCTCGTCGGCTTCCCCAACACCATCGCGAGCACCTGGCAGCAGGCGGGGCGCGCGGGCCGCTCGCAGGCGCCGTCGCTCGCGATCGTCGTCGCCTACGACGATCCGATCGATCAGTACCTGATGCGCCACCCCGAGTACTTCTTCGCGCAATCGCCGGAGAGCGCCGTCGTGGATCCTTCCAACCCCTACGTGCTCGCGTCGCACCTCGCCTGCGCCGCGCACGAGCTGCCGCTCTCGCGCGCCGACGAGGTCTGGTTCGGGCCGAGGGCCGAGGCGCTCGGGCGCCTGCTGGAAGAGGAAGGCACCGTCAAGTCGCTCGACGGCCTCCGTTACTGGTCTTCGTCCGAATATCCGGCGGGGCGGGTCAACCTGCGCACCATCTCCGACGACACCTACACCATCCTCGAGCGGAAGCCCGGCGCTCCGGAAGCGGAGGCGAGGACCCTGGCCACGGTGGACGCGATCAGCGCGCCGGAGCTGATCTACCCCGAGGCGATCTATCTGCACGAGGGAGACACCTGGTTCGTGCGCGAGCTGGACCTGCAGCAGAAGGTCGCCTACGTCGAGCGGCAGGAGGTGGACTACTACACGCAGCCGGTGCTGGACACGCGGCTGCGGCTGACCGAGACCCGCGAAACGAAGCGCTGCGGCGAGTGCGAGGTGGGCCTGGGGACAGCGAACGTCTCCTGGGCCACCGTCGCCTTCAAGAAGATCCGCTTTCGGAGTCTCGATGCCATCGGCTATCACCCGCTCGATCTCCCCCGCCTGAACCTGGACACGGTGGCGCTCTGGATCCGCCCCGACGAGTCGGCGCGCGCGGCGGTGCGCGTGAAGGGGATGAATCCCGCCGAGGGGATGTCGGGACTCCGCAATCTGCTCGTCACGCTGCTTCCGCTTCACGCCATGTGCGACCGGCCGGACCTGGGAGGCGTCCTCGACAGCGCGAACCTCGGCGAGCAGGCGATCTTCCTCTACGACCGCTACCCGGGCGGGCTGGGCTACGCGGAGCGCGGCTACGCCATCGTGGACGACCTCCTGCGCGCGACGCTCCGCATGATCGAGGACTGCCCCTGCGAGATCGGGTGTCCCTCGTGCGTCGGCCTCCCGGTCCTCCGCCCCGCGCAGCAGCAGGACTACGACCTGCACGGCGGCTGGCCCATCCCGAACAAGGCCGCCACGGAGGCGCTGCTCCGGCGCCTTCTCGGGGCCTGA
- a CDS encoding ribonuclease H-like domain-containing protein: protein MLSKTLRDRIGGLLRQGALDIPVPHGNGDSNGHAAAPPLFTPEPRRHFVATGIEEILPGGVIETAQGTVFAHERLYTDLGERPVPLLRRLAELCAYPGCAPERHGTGPHWVEIPGVDCPYPALPERARARRRRPRDLAEATGLHDPPEQGMFRRFGYRRVLYLDIETCGLSAAPVFLVGLCMVGERNLILRQLFARDYAEERALLVELKRLAGEHDFLVTFNGKAFDVPFLRDRAVHHRLDPPIAMPHLDLLWMARRRWKDLLPDCKLKTIEWRVLRRRRAGDVGGSEIPGLYHDYVKRGEAHRLLPVFHHNLLDVVAMVELTPVIFDPDVGIY from the coding sequence ATGCTCTCCAAGACACTCCGGGACAGGATCGGGGGGCTGCTCCGGCAAGGCGCTCTGGACATTCCGGTCCCGCACGGGAACGGAGATTCGAATGGCCATGCGGCCGCGCCCCCGCTGTTCACCCCCGAGCCGCGTCGCCACTTCGTCGCGACGGGGATCGAGGAGATCCTTCCCGGCGGCGTGATCGAGACCGCGCAGGGGACCGTCTTCGCGCATGAGCGGCTCTACACCGATCTGGGAGAGCGTCCCGTACCCCTCCTCCGCCGGCTGGCCGAGCTCTGCGCCTACCCCGGGTGCGCGCCGGAGCGCCATGGAACGGGTCCACACTGGGTCGAGATCCCCGGCGTCGACTGCCCCTATCCCGCGCTCCCGGAACGCGCGCGCGCGCGCCGGCGCCGGCCGCGGGATCTGGCGGAGGCGACGGGCCTTCACGACCCTCCGGAGCAGGGGATGTTTCGCCGGTTCGGATACCGGCGCGTGCTCTACTTGGACATCGAAACGTGCGGGCTCTCGGCGGCGCCGGTGTTCCTGGTCGGGCTCTGCATGGTGGGGGAGCGGAATCTCATCCTGCGCCAGCTCTTCGCGCGGGACTACGCCGAGGAGCGGGCGCTCCTGGTGGAGCTCAAGCGCCTGGCCGGGGAGCACGACTTCCTCGTGACCTTCAACGGCAAGGCGTTCGACGTGCCCTTTCTTCGCGACCGCGCCGTGCATCACCGCCTCGATCCGCCGATCGCGATGCCCCACCTGGACCTGCTCTGGATGGCGCGCCGGCGCTGGAAGGATCTCCTTCCGGACTGCAAGCTGAAGACGATCGAATGGCGGGTGCTCCGGCGGAGGCGCGCGGGCGACGTGGGAGGATCGGAGATCCCCGGGCTCTACCACGACTACGTGAAGCGGGGCGAGGCCCACCGGCTGCTTCCGGTGTTCCATCACAACCTGCTCGACGTGGTCGCGATGGTGGAGCTGACGCCGGTCATCTTCGACCCGGATGTCGGGATCTACTAG
- a CDS encoding GNAT family N-acetyltransferase, protein MTESIQLQTERLFLIASTPAIARAEAADRAELARLLGAEIHGAWPPGENDQEGRDFLCRRLEEHPEAVGFLGWSWLVRPQAGAPERRPLLIGGGGFKGPPDPRGTIEIGYSIVEEYYGRGLATEAVGATLAWAFSDPRVRRVVAETLPEGRPSQRVLEKNGFVRANEAPSDPGSLRFELTREMWGARSSS, encoded by the coding sequence GTGACCGAGTCGATCCAACTCCAAACCGAGCGCCTCTTCCTGATCGCCTCCACCCCGGCCATCGCCCGGGCGGAGGCGGCCGACCGCGCCGAGCTGGCCCGTCTGCTGGGGGCCGAGATCCACGGGGCCTGGCCCCCCGGGGAGAACGACCAGGAGGGGCGCGACTTCCTCTGCCGCCGGCTGGAGGAGCACCCCGAGGCGGTCGGGTTCCTGGGCTGGTCCTGGCTGGTGCGGCCCCAGGCGGGCGCGCCGGAGCGGCGGCCGCTCCTGATCGGAGGGGGCGGCTTCAAGGGACCGCCCGACCCCCGCGGGACGATCGAGATCGGGTACTCCATCGTGGAGGAGTACTACGGGAGAGGGCTGGCCACGGAGGCGGTGGGGGCCACGCTGGCGTGGGCCTTTAGCGACCCGCGCGTACGCCGCGTCGTCGCCGAGACGCTGCCGGAGGGGCGCCCTTCCCAGCGGGTCCTCGAGAAGAACGGCTTCGTGCGGGCGAACGAGGCCCCGTCCGATCCCGGCTCGCTCCGCTTCGAGCTCACGCGCGAGATGTGGGGCGCGCGAAGCTCCTCCTAG
- a CDS encoding cupin domain-containing protein, with protein MKRHLLALGVLALAMSAAPALADDAATPAQPDNAAQMAQPAAAQHVVYAAKDLKWMDGPPGLPAGAKFTVLAGNPMAPGIYTIRAMFPAGYKIPAHFHAADENVTVIAGEFGIGMGDALDMAKGDVMSSGGFTSLPAGMHHFAWTKKGATVQIHGMGPFSITYLNPSEDPRNAKEAAK; from the coding sequence ATGAAACGCCATCTGCTTGCATTGGGAGTCCTCGCTCTCGCCATGTCGGCGGCCCCCGCGCTGGCCGACGACGCCGCCACCCCGGCCCAGCCGGACAACGCAGCCCAGATGGCCCAGCCGGCCGCGGCCCAGCACGTGGTCTACGCCGCCAAGGACCTCAAGTGGATGGATGGCCCCCCGGGTCTCCCCGCGGGCGCCAAGTTCACGGTTCTCGCCGGAAACCCGATGGCGCCGGGGATCTACACGATTCGCGCGATGTTCCCCGCCGGCTACAAGATCCCGGCGCACTTCCACGCCGCCGATGAGAACGTCACCGTGATCGCCGGCGAGTTTGGGATCGGCATGGGCGACGCCCTGGACATGGCGAAGGGCGATGTCATGAGCTCGGGCGGCTTCACGTCGCTTCCGGCCGGCATGCACCACTTCGCCTGGACCAAGAAGGGCGCCACGGTCCAGATCCACGGCATGGGGCCGTTCTCGATCACCTACCTGAATCCTTCCGAGGATCCGCGGAACGCCAAGGAAGCCGCCAAGTAA
- a CDS encoding APC family permease: protein MPEQPHQEEPDPGHQIPALPPEPPVGTIVEPAPIRFAKRFFAAIIGPARAFTDPALFHKISLAAFLAWVGLGADGLSSSAYGPEAAWLALEGNVFLAIPLALLTAFTVFVIAASYQRIIERFPAGGGGYVVATKLLGPGAGLASGSALLVDYVLTVAISLASCSDQLFSVLPTQYQFVKLPFTFLLLGALTLLNLRGVRESVSLISPIFLLFIVTHAAGLVTGIVSSAHQVPIEWNHLHEQSSVAVQQIGWVGLLMILFRAFTLGGGTYTGIEAVSNGVPMLRDPKVETAKITMRYMAVSLALIAGGILFGYLLYQVRPVPGRTLNAVLFAAISGQVFPPGSSLGHALVAITLISSGALLFVAAQTGFLGGPRVLVYMAFDRWVPSRFSSLSERLVTSNGVLFMAISAAIVLAATQGAVHLLVVLYSINVFLTFSLAQLGMCRDALNLRREGQSWKRALFISSLGFAVTGLLLCGTVYFKFTEGGWATLLTTAILAMGCVLIRRHYVRTNQSLHRLDQALTTVPLPASEPTQAPLKKNANTAVLTVTSFGGLGIHTLLNLFRVFPGQFKQVIFISVGAIDSGQFKGAEEIEALRASTEAELRKYVEFARKLGIPAEQRLALGTDIVDELEQLCIQVQEQFPRSVTFAGQLVFQKEGSIVRWLHNQTCVALQRRLAFHGLAMVILPVRVY, encoded by the coding sequence ATGCCCGAGCAACCCCACCAGGAAGAACCGGACCCGGGACACCAGATCCCCGCGCTGCCGCCTGAGCCTCCGGTCGGCACGATCGTCGAGCCGGCGCCCATCCGTTTCGCCAAGCGCTTCTTCGCGGCCATCATCGGACCCGCGCGCGCGTTCACCGACCCGGCGCTGTTCCACAAGATCTCCCTTGCCGCCTTCCTCGCCTGGGTCGGACTGGGCGCGGACGGCCTCTCGTCGTCGGCGTATGGCCCCGAGGCGGCGTGGCTCGCGCTGGAGGGGAATGTCTTCCTGGCGATCCCCCTGGCGCTGCTCACCGCGTTCACCGTCTTCGTGATCGCGGCCAGCTACCAGCGGATCATCGAGCGCTTCCCCGCCGGCGGCGGCGGCTACGTGGTCGCGACCAAGCTGCTCGGACCGGGGGCCGGGCTCGCCTCCGGAAGCGCGCTCCTCGTGGATTACGTGCTCACCGTGGCGATCTCGCTGGCCAGCTGCAGCGACCAGCTCTTCAGCGTGCTCCCCACCCAGTACCAGTTCGTGAAGCTTCCCTTCACGTTCCTGCTCCTCGGCGCGCTCACGCTCCTGAACCTGCGCGGCGTCCGGGAGTCGGTGTCGCTGATCTCGCCGATCTTCCTCCTCTTCATCGTGACCCACGCCGCGGGTCTGGTGACGGGGATCGTCTCGAGCGCGCACCAGGTGCCGATCGAGTGGAACCACCTCCACGAGCAGTCCTCGGTGGCGGTCCAGCAGATCGGCTGGGTGGGTCTTCTCATGATCCTCTTCCGCGCCTTCACCCTGGGCGGCGGCACGTACACGGGGATCGAGGCGGTCTCGAACGGCGTGCCGATGCTGCGCGATCCCAAGGTCGAGACCGCGAAGATCACGATGCGCTACATGGCGGTCTCGCTCGCGCTCATCGCGGGCGGGATCCTGTTCGGCTACCTGCTCTACCAGGTGCGGCCGGTGCCGGGCCGAACCCTCAATGCGGTTCTCTTCGCCGCGATCTCGGGCCAGGTCTTCCCGCCGGGGAGCAGCCTGGGCCATGCGCTGGTCGCGATCACGCTGATCTCCTCGGGCGCGCTCCTCTTCGTCGCGGCGCAGACCGGCTTCCTGGGCGGGCCGCGCGTCCTGGTCTACATGGCGTTCGACCGGTGGGTACCCTCGCGGTTCTCCAGCCTCTCCGAGCGGCTGGTCACCTCGAACGGCGTGCTCTTCATGGCCATCTCCGCCGCGATCGTGCTGGCCGCGACCCAGGGGGCGGTCCACCTGCTGGTCGTGCTCTACTCGATCAACGTCTTCCTGACCTTCTCGCTCGCGCAGCTCGGCATGTGCCGGGACGCCCTGAATCTCCGGCGCGAGGGGCAGTCGTGGAAGCGCGCCCTCTTCATCAGCTCGCTGGGCTTCGCGGTGACCGGGCTCCTCCTGTGCGGCACCGTTTACTTCAAGTTCACCGAGGGCGGCTGGGCCACGCTGCTCACCACGGCGATTCTGGCCATGGGGTGCGTCCTGATCCGCCGCCACTACGTCCGTACGAACCAGAGCCTGCACCGGCTGGACCAGGCGCTCACGACCGTGCCGCTGCCCGCGAGCGAGCCCACGCAGGCGCCGCTGAAGAAGAACGCGAACACCGCGGTGCTCACCGTGACCTCGTTCGGCGGGCTGGGGATTCACACGCTCCTGAACCTGTTCCGGGTCTTCCCAGGGCAGTTCAAGCAGGTGATCTTCATCTCGGTCGGCGCCATCGATTCCGGCCAGTTCAAGGGCGCCGAGGAGATCGAGGCGCTTCGCGCCAGCACGGAGGCGGAGCTCCGGAAGTACGTCGAGTTCGCGCGGAAGCTGGGCATCCCCGCCGAGCAGCGCCTGGCGCTCGGCACCGACATCGTGGACGAGCTGGAGCAGCTCTGCATCCAGGTCCAGGAGCAGTTCCCGCGCAGCGTCACCTTCGCCGGCCAGCTCGTGTTCCAGAAGGAGGGGAGCATCGTTCGCTGGCTCCACAACCAGACCTGCGTCGCCCTCCAGCGGCGTCTCGCGTTCCACGGACTGGCGATGGTGATCCTGCCGGTGCGCGTGTACTGA
- a CDS encoding cold-shock protein: MRKRGTVKWFNEAKGFGFIQQAGGEDVFVHYSAIQGEGFKTLSEGQVVEFEIVEGPKGKQAANVTPV; the protein is encoded by the coding sequence ATGCGCAAGCGGGGAACGGTGAAGTGGTTCAACGAGGCCAAGGGATTCGGATTCATCCAGCAGGCCGGCGGCGAGGACGTCTTCGTCCACTACTCGGCGATCCAGGGTGAGGGCTTCAAGACCCTGTCCGAGGGGCAGGTGGTGGAGTTCGAGATCGTGGAGGGGCCCAAGGGAAAGCAGGCCGCCAACGTGACTCCGGTCTGA
- a CDS encoding bifunctional UDP-sugar hydrolase/5'-nucleotidase has product MPESPPRPIADSLVVLHSNDVHSHLLPFHRSEATLVGGAAARAALIERERMRDPDLLLLDAGDIVQGTPAYNLFRGVPDTRAMSAMRYDAVALGNHDLDDGPAAWLALRPLAEYPVLSANVFAAADSSWASSLGDAPPPEVRRGARWIGGAPVSSTASLRFLAKPYLIRSWRGKRIAILGLTTGSLVNIVRISANRGVAVSDPIEAARWFVPLLRGQADYVIALTHLGVDADQELARRVPGIDLIVGGHSHTRLDEPLFAGNGTAPGLAGVPIVQTGAWGDRVGRSVLYLAQGRPAGFSYELLRVRPQDGEDSTIAALLRPVADSVTVAMGATVYESSVRVPTPQRDDVETAIGNFAAEVLRETAGAEVGIMNTGGIRAPIPRGPVTVADVYSTFPFDNTIVVVPMRGDDLRRLLDFAARRLGKSDFAQVSGVRFSISGDYASDIRVNGHPLDDDRIYRVATIDFLYEGGAGYTLFRKAGPAEPTGVFQNEAAVSFLRRHPRYQFRTDGRIAWEGAARGLRSLQTR; this is encoded by the coding sequence TTGCCGGAATCCCCCCCGCGCCCCATCGCGGACTCGCTCGTCGTGCTCCATTCGAACGACGTGCACTCCCATCTGCTCCCCTTCCATCGCAGCGAGGCGACGCTGGTCGGCGGAGCGGCCGCGCGCGCGGCGCTGATCGAGCGCGAGCGGATGCGCGACCCGGACCTGCTCCTGCTGGACGCGGGCGACATCGTCCAGGGGACGCCCGCCTATAACCTGTTCCGCGGCGTCCCCGACACCCGCGCGATGTCCGCAATGCGCTACGACGCGGTCGCCCTCGGCAATCACGACCTCGACGACGGCCCCGCGGCGTGGCTCGCCCTGCGCCCGCTCGCCGAGTATCCGGTCCTGAGCGCGAACGTGTTCGCCGCGGCGGACAGCAGCTGGGCGTCGAGCCTGGGAGACGCTCCGCCCCCCGAGGTCCGCCGGGGCGCGCGCTGGATCGGGGGCGCGCCCGTGTCGAGCACGGCGTCGCTCCGGTTCCTGGCCAAGCCCTACCTCATCCGCTCGTGGCGCGGGAAGCGGATCGCGATCCTCGGCCTCACCACGGGGAGCCTCGTCAACATCGTGCGCATCAGCGCCAACCGGGGCGTCGCCGTCTCCGATCCGATCGAGGCCGCGCGATGGTTCGTGCCCCTCCTTCGCGGGCAGGCGGACTACGTGATCGCCCTGACGCACCTCGGCGTGGACGCCGACCAGGAGCTCGCGCGGCGCGTCCCCGGCATCGACCTCATCGTGGGGGGGCACAGCCACACGCGCCTCGACGAGCCGCTCTTCGCCGGGAACGGAACGGCTCCCGGACTCGCGGGCGTGCCGATCGTGCAGACCGGGGCCTGGGGCGATCGTGTCGGACGAAGCGTCCTCTACCTCGCCCAGGGGCGGCCCGCCGGGTTCTCCTACGAGCTCCTGCGGGTGCGGCCCCAGGATGGCGAGGATTCCACAATCGCGGCGCTCCTCCGGCCGGTGGCCGACTCGGTGACCGTGGCGATGGGGGCCACGGTGTACGAATCGAGCGTGCGGGTGCCGACCCCGCAGCGCGACGACGTGGAGACCGCGATCGGGAACTTCGCGGCCGAGGTCCTTCGCGAGACGGCGGGCGCCGAGGTCGGCATCATGAACACGGGCGGGATCCGCGCTCCGATTCCGCGGGGGCCGGTCACCGTGGCGGACGTCTACTCCACGTTCCCCTTCGACAACACGATCGTCGTCGTGCCGATGCGCGGCGACGACCTCCGGCGGCTCCTGGATTTCGCGGCGCGGCGCCTGGGCAAGAGCGACTTCGCCCAGGTGAGCGGCGTGCGGTTCTCGATCAGCGGCGACTACGCGTCGGACATCCGCGTGAACGGCCATCCGCTCGACGACGACCGCATCTACCGGGTCGCCACGATCGACTTCCTCTACGAAGGGGGCGCCGGCTATACCCTCTTCCGGAAGGCGGGTCCCGCAGAACCCACGGGGGTCTTCCAGAACGAGGCCGCGGTTTCCTTCCTGCGCCGCCATCCGCGCTACCAGTTCCGCACCGACGGGCGCATCGCGTGGGAGGGCGCCGCCCGCGGTCTGCGCTCCCTCCAGACGCGTTGA